A genomic region of Manihot esculenta cultivar AM560-2 chromosome 15, M.esculenta_v8, whole genome shotgun sequence contains the following coding sequences:
- the LOC110600914 gene encoding plastid division protein PDV2 yields the protein MEEEGVEIVLAKAIELRLKVTNCIHKASTGTNNINGNSLSSEQNKLEKERAEEGVVLKGEKEQNPSSQSLNGGSLSEADEEDEENERLFIIRDALESLEHQLSNLQDLQRQHRYEREVALSEIEQCRKMLLDKLKEYAGEDLEVIQEASAFAGETVEHNSDLLLPPYPNRPPQSLVIDNHYLSYFPSTRKPVQNGVITGEAKKKLKESERNKAEAVSKNSSRGLGHFIGAAVKTVITIFGVISVLSLSGVGPSLGKRSIPFKFEGLFQQPTAKEERHNECPPGKVLVMEGGEARCIVKERIAIPFESLVAKPDINYGCG from the exons ATGGAAGAAGAGGGGGTGGAGATAGTATTGGCTAAAGCCATAGAATTGAGGTTGAAGGTCACCAATTGCATCCACAAAGCAAGCACAGGCACCAACAATATCAATGGCAACTCTCTTTCTTCTGAACAGAACAAATTAGAAAAAGAACGTGCTGAAGAGGGTGTCGTTTTGAAGGGAGAGAAGGAACAGAACCCTAGTTCTCAGTCTCTTAATGGGGGGTCTTTGAGTGAAGCAGATGAAGAGGATGAAGAGAATGAAAGGCTTTTTATTATCCGCGATGCTCTTGAATCCCTTGAGCACCAGCTTTCCAACTTGCAG GATTTGCAGCGACAGCATCGTTATGAGAGGGAAGTTGCCCTAAGTGAGATTGAGCAGTGCCGCAAGATGTTATTGGATAAGCTAAAGGAATACGCAGGGGAAGACTTGGAAGTAATACAGGAAGCTTCTGCTTTTGCTGGTGAAACGGTGGAGCATAACAGTGATCTTTTACTTCCACCTTATCCAAACCGTCCTCCACAGTCCCTTGTCATAGATAATCACTATCTATCATACTTTCCTTCCACACGCAAGCCTGTGCAAAATGGCGTAATCACTGGTGAAGCTAAGAAGAAACTGAAAGAGTCGGAGAGAAATAAGGCAGAGGCTGTATCTAAAAATTCAAGCAGAGGGTTAGGACATTTCATTGGTGCAGCTGTTAAGACAGTGATTACTATTTTTGGTGTGATATCAGTGTTAAGCCTGTCTGGTGTTGGACCTAGTCTTGGGAAAAGAAGCATACCATTCAAGTTTGAGGGTTTGTTTCAGCAACCAACAGCTAAAGAAGAGAGACACAATGAATGTCCACCTGGGAAAGTTCTTGTAATGGAAGGTGGGGAAGCTCGGTGCATTGTGAAAGAAAGGATTGCAATTCCTTTTGAATCATTGGTTGCAAAGCCAGATATAAATTATGGCTGTGGTTAA
- the LOC110601453 gene encoding uncharacterized protein LOC110601453 produces the protein MHKWRGGLKPYFNFVEARVSRHKCSHCDSVQRKVEKHKSNYMCEASHHLELEKMEQLENSVEAMTRLPPYTEVEDSLKEEIVELQDQLQDQFVMRRALEKAMSYYPFSYDTMNDKSIPKATKDLIKEIAVLELEIVHLERYLLSLYRSTFDHQQRSSPPTFDEICKRDSDMHRGTFPVDPRQDIITDNHNSVKQSNHLKWHQNSPGNRPMERNVTWGPGKLLDSGIHQSYYSVSQRSLRSPSRKSLSRAVDAYHSLPLAMLEKNNSHSTSLADYLGTNIQEYVFENPNLLSEEMIRCISSIYSKLADPPLIGCDYPSSPLSFCSSQTDFPAQGQGETWSFNSSIDNPFHIGDSKELSGPYCTMATVQWIHRDSEKLKKVQHKLKVFRSLVSQLEEVDPRKLKQEEKLAFWINVHNALVMHAYLVYGIPHSNMKRMSLILKAAYNVGGHNVNVDMIQNSILGCHLLRPGQWLRNLFSSKPKFKVGDPRKSYSVDYPEPRLHFALSAGRCSDPAVRVYTPKTMFEDLEAAKEEYIQSNLIIHQEKKLHLPKLVECFAKELDLCPDGLLEMIDHLLPNSFRKSTWGCPHVKSGKSIEWTNHNFSFRYLFSKELV, from the exons ATGCATAAGTGGCGGGGAGGTTTGAAGCCATATTTCAACTTCGTAGAAGCAAGAGTTTCAAGGCACAAGTGTTCTCATTG TGATTCAGTTCAAAGAAAAGTTGAGAAACACAAATCGAATTACATGTGTGAAGCTTCTCATCACCTTGAATTG GAAAAAATGGAACAGCTGGAGAACTCTGTTGAAGCCATGACCAGACTGCCTCCCTACACAGAAGTTGAAGATTCTTTAAAGGAAGAG ATTGTAGAGCTCCAGGACCAATTACAGGACCAGTTTGTAATGCGCCGTGCCTTGGAGAAGGCAATGAGTTATTACCCTTTTTCCTATGATACTATGAATGATAAATCAATCCCCAAG GCTACCAAGGATCTGATTAAGGAAATTGCAGTGTTAGAACTTGAAATTGTACATTTGGAACGGTATCTTCTCTCTCTGTATAGAAGCACATTTGATCATCAACAAAGGTCATCTCCACCAACATTTGATGAAATATGCAAAAGGGATTCAGACATGCATAGAGGGACATTTCCCGTAGATCCAAGACAAGATATCATTACAGATAATCACAATTCAGTTAAGCAGTCAAATCATCTTAAGTGGCATCAAAATTCACCGGGAAATCGACCTATGGAACGCAATGTCACTTGGGGACCAGGAAAGCTGTTAGATTCTGGTATCCACCAAAGTTACTACTCAGTGTCTCAACGTTCACTTCGTTCTCCTTCAAGAAAATCTCTATCTAGAGCTGTGGATGCATACCATTCTCTCCcattggcaatgctggag AAAAATAATTCACATTCTACCAGTCTGGCGGATTATCTTGGAACTAATATTCAAGAATATGTTTTTGAGAATCCAAACCTGCTCTCAGAGGAGATGATCAGGTGCATCTCATCCATATACAGCAAACTGGCAGATCCACCTTTGATAGGTTGTGATTATCCTTCCTCTCCCCTTTCATTCTGTTCATCACAAACTGATTTCCCAGCACAAGGCCAAGGTGAGACGTGGAGCTTCAATTCATCTATTGATAATCCTTTCCACATTGGAGACTCTAAGGAGCTCAGTGGACCATACTGCACAATGGCAACAGTGCAGTGGATTCATAGAGATAGTGAGAAGCTTAAAAAAGTGCAGCATAAGCTAAAAGTTTTTAG GTCTCTTGTCTCCCAGTTGGAAGAAGTTGATCCCAGAAAACTAAAACAAGAGGAGAAGCTAGCTTTTTGGATCAATGTGCATAATGCACTAGTTATGCAT GCATATTTGGTTTATGGGATCCCTCACAGTAATATGAAAAGGATGTCTTTAATACTCAAG GCTGCATATAATGTGGGTGGTCACAATGTTAACGTAGACATGATTCAGAATTCTATTCTGGGGTGTCATCTGCTTCGTCCAGGACAA TGGTTGAGAAATCTGTTTTCATCAAAGCCAAAATTCAAAGTCGGAGATCCTAGAAAATCATATTCTGTTGATTACCCTGAACCTCGCTTACACTTTGCACTTAGTGCAGGACGTTGTTCTGATCCTGCG GTCCGAGTTTACACTCCCAAGACAATGTTTGAGGATCTGGAAGCTGCAAAGGAAGAGTATATTCAATCAAACTTGATTATACATCAAGAAAAGAAACTCCATCTACCAAAACTTGTGGAATGCTTTGCCAAGGAGTTAGATCTTTGTCCTGATGGTTTGCTGGAGATGATAGATCATTTACTGCCTAATTCTTTCAGGAAGAGCACATGGGGTTGTCCACATGTGAAATCTGGCAAGAGCATTGAATGGACTAATCACAACTTCTCATTCCGCTATCTGTTTTCAAAAGAATTAGTCTAG